One window of Litorilinea aerophila genomic DNA carries:
- a CDS encoding glycosyltransferase family 4 protein, whose protein sequence is MKVLYVVHQYPPEFIGGVEVYTEELAQAILQRGWQVGVFHRSYSQEKFQKVRQLGGLPIFSISVGALSPSQRFLSTWRQPAIDDFWKKTLDQFKPDLVHIQHLMGLPESILERLTQLDIPYIITLWDYWWVCANANLLTNYSQTACHGPRFFLNCTRCVVARSGQPATWIASPLLLGLLLDRNRRLNNLLRGAMRLLSPSIFVRDWYKRHGVPQNHIHIVRPGVTPLTQPRSYRKPRGEEIRFLYVGGLAPNKGVHILLEALRKVKGKFQLSIVGDISAHPHYANLLHRMADERVTFLGKADRLDVWRAFADADAVAVPSLWHETFCLVAHEALAVGTPVLASEMGALTEAIRDGVNGLLLPPGDIEAWRIALQQLVDNPQILDRMRSQMTAPLYFEQHVDHIENIYREILEG, encoded by the coding sequence ATGAAAGTACTCTATGTAGTTCATCAATATCCGCCGGAGTTTATTGGTGGAGTTGAAGTTTATACGGAAGAATTGGCGCAAGCAATCCTACAGCGAGGCTGGCAGGTCGGGGTATTTCACCGTTCATATTCCCAAGAAAAATTCCAGAAAGTGCGTCAGCTCGGAGGCCTCCCGATTTTCAGCATATCTGTCGGTGCCCTTTCCCCCTCGCAGCGCTTTTTATCAACCTGGCGCCAGCCGGCGATCGATGATTTTTGGAAGAAAACACTCGATCAATTCAAGCCAGATTTGGTACACATACAACATTTAATGGGTCTACCGGAGAGCATACTTGAGCGATTGACCCAACTCGATATCCCCTACATCATTACTTTATGGGACTATTGGTGGGTTTGCGCCAATGCCAACTTACTGACAAATTACAGCCAAACTGCTTGCCATGGCCCTCGCTTTTTTCTCAACTGTACCCGCTGTGTAGTCGCCAGATCGGGTCAGCCTGCAACATGGATTGCTTCTCCCCTTTTATTGGGACTACTGCTCGATCGCAATCGCAGATTAAATAATCTCCTCCGAGGCGCTATGCGACTATTGTCGCCATCCATCTTTGTGCGCGATTGGTATAAGCGACACGGTGTTCCCCAAAACCATATCCATATTGTCAGGCCAGGGGTGACCCCATTAACGCAGCCCCGTTCATACCGCAAACCGAGAGGAGAGGAAATTCGCTTTCTATACGTTGGAGGATTAGCACCGAACAAAGGTGTCCATATTTTGCTAGAAGCCCTCCGCAAGGTAAAAGGCAAATTCCAGCTCTCTATCGTTGGCGACATATCAGCACACCCTCATTATGCCAACCTTCTTCATCGGATGGCAGATGAACGTGTTACTTTTTTAGGGAAGGCCGATCGTTTAGACGTGTGGAGGGCATTCGCTGACGCTGATGCCGTAGCAGTTCCCAGCCTTTGGCATGAAACCTTCTGCTTGGTAGCCCATGAAGCCTTAGCGGTTGGAACACCGGTGCTGGCTTCAGAGATGGGCGCTCTGACAGAGGCAATTCGTGATGGCGTTAACGGGCTTTTGTTGCCACCAGGAGATATAGAAGCCTGGAGAATTGCTCTGCAACAGTTGGTCGATAATCCACAAATTTTAGATAGAATGCGCAGTCAAATGACGGCTCCACTGTATTTTGAACAGCATGTTGATCATATCGAAAATATCTATCGAGAAATTTTAGAAGGCTAG
- a CDS encoding glycosyltransferase family 4 protein — translation MRILHVTQRYLPAVGGAELYLEGVSKRLAADGHDVTVVTTDAWDFELFWNPDARRIPQPEAIIDGVRVLRFPVRHLPLSHWSYPAMRRLLWILASVSAIPSPWLHRLARYTPWTPELFRWFATTQERFDLVAGMTIVFEPLIAAAQQFAWQNQKPFVIYPLTHLGVGQEPGQDPVSRFYTMRHQVELVLNSAFLLAINADEANFYRQRGLSPDRIAVVGPGVNLAELQGGNGSHLRQRYGLKGPIVGMLSTMAYDKGTMHVIEAIRTLWQKGVNVHLILAGSVLEQFRHYWDNLPTTERQRIILLGAIDHQTKLDLLDAIDILVLPSRTDSFGIVFLEAWTYAKPVIAAQAWGVRTVVDHGRDGLLIPFGDVQALAEAIQTLIENPQLRRQMGEAGRHKVLHQHTWDHKYPRIREIYGALAHRGTSTI, via the coding sequence ATGCGTATTCTGCACGTAACGCAACGTTACCTTCCCGCTGTCGGTGGCGCAGAACTGTACCTGGAAGGCGTATCCAAACGACTGGCAGCCGATGGTCATGATGTCACAGTCGTCACTACAGACGCGTGGGACTTTGAACTGTTTTGGAATCCAGATGCGCGTCGCATTCCGCAGCCAGAAGCTATCATCGATGGAGTACGCGTCTTGCGCTTTCCGGTGCGCCATCTTCCCTTGTCACACTGGAGCTATCCGGCAATGCGGCGCTTACTGTGGATATTGGCAAGCGTGTCTGCAATCCCATCTCCCTGGCTGCATCGGCTGGCGCGCTACACGCCCTGGACGCCTGAGCTTTTTCGCTGGTTTGCCACAACCCAGGAACGCTTCGATCTGGTGGCCGGCATGACGATCGTATTCGAGCCCCTCATCGCCGCCGCCCAACAGTTTGCTTGGCAAAATCAAAAGCCGTTTGTGATTTATCCGCTGACCCATCTGGGCGTGGGGCAAGAACCGGGCCAGGACCCAGTGAGTCGCTTTTATACCATGCGTCATCAGGTAGAGCTGGTGCTCAATAGCGCTTTTCTATTGGCCATCAATGCCGATGAAGCTAACTTTTATCGTCAACGTGGACTGTCACCCGATCGCATCGCCGTAGTGGGGCCCGGGGTCAATCTAGCCGAACTTCAGGGGGGCAACGGCTCTCATCTGCGCCAACGCTATGGGTTGAAAGGTCCCATCGTGGGTATGCTTTCCACAATGGCCTACGATAAAGGCACCATGCACGTTATTGAAGCCATCCGCACCCTTTGGCAAAAAGGCGTGAATGTACATTTAATCCTTGCAGGAAGTGTCCTGGAGCAATTTCGCCACTACTGGGACAACTTACCGACGACCGAGCGGCAGCGAATTATTCTGCTGGGAGCGATTGACCATCAGACCAAGCTGGATCTGTTGGATGCCATTGATATCCTGGTCTTACCGTCTCGAACCGACTCCTTTGGCATTGTCTTTCTCGAAGCCTGGACCTACGCCAAACCAGTCATTGCAGCACAGGCATGGGGCGTACGCACTGTAGTTGACCATGGACGCGATGGGCTATTAATCCCCTTCGGAGACGTGCAAGCTTTGGCGGAGGCGATACAGACGCTCATTGAAAATCCTCAACTTCGGCGCCAAATGGGAGAAGCAGGTCGCCACAAGGTGCTTCATCAGCATACCTGGGATCATAAATATCCACGGATTCGAGAGATTTACGGCGCCCTTGCCCATCGAGGAACATCGACAATATGA
- a CDS encoding glycosyltransferase: MANVEHTFSVVINTTDRARSLQTLLRTLEHQSYPHFEVIVVVGPTNDNTLEILKDYEDRLRVLHCPVANLSVSRNIGLRAARGDIVAYIDDDAVPSRNWLLQLNRLFANPLIAATGGVVYLIHPTQPTVQHKQGIISALAEQYDVRASLLDKLPPEGLGRFWTMRMMGANMAYRRSALLSIGGFDEFYEWVYDDADVAIRLAAAGFLVHPVSEAPVYHVPASSRNREVFTFHGRWWIQTKAAVYFTIKNGKAVGVPSRDILRRIGYFVHGHWLWNLQLFQQKKISLKQLLKASVLEVRGAIVGATKALFFAQSPSTKEDLQEPLNSMNASIQPFLNESSATQTAIDPVSGRQPLIQLSNSPLRIALLSFNYPPERYEGVGRSTNMLAKGLFELGHTVHVLTHGNREAVSFYDGAYVHRVPYRLNRYMQFRHLPKVHHVLNYSHAVHERLQRLLLNDDIQIVDTPLWLTDGFVTAVSGMLPVVVRPVTAQRQIAELQHHRDDDLRLMGEIEEELLRHAQFIVANTQATVRALDQVYHVLNKTNSVQVIHYGIEPAADEATRPFPLDYPPTKFTVLYVGRLEKRKGIQDLFTAIPKVLRRFPQAEFVIAGADNSESDGFKRKTGLSYPAYFQKRHSKYAAKVRFLGEVSEEKLQALYQSCHLFVAPSLYESFGLIYLEAMNYAKPVIGCRAGGIPEVVDDGVTGRLVDPESPEQLAEAIVELLQSPRTLYEYGLAGRQRLLDRFTYIHMARGFEQIYRRVLAEIAARS; the protein is encoded by the coding sequence ATGGCCAACGTTGAACATACCTTCTCTGTCGTCATCAATACCACTGATCGTGCCCGCTCCTTGCAAACATTACTGCGGACGCTAGAACATCAGTCGTACCCGCATTTTGAGGTGATTGTCGTCGTCGGCCCCACCAATGATAACACCCTTGAAATCCTCAAAGACTATGAGGATCGTCTTCGCGTGCTTCATTGCCCAGTGGCAAATTTAAGTGTGTCTCGCAATATTGGCCTGCGAGCCGCCCGGGGCGATATTGTCGCCTATATCGATGACGACGCCGTGCCTTCTCGCAACTGGCTCTTGCAGTTGAATCGACTCTTCGCCAATCCCCTCATTGCTGCAACTGGCGGCGTGGTCTACTTGATTCATCCTACACAACCGACCGTTCAACACAAACAGGGCATCATTTCGGCCCTGGCCGAGCAATACGATGTCCGCGCAAGCCTCCTTGATAAACTGCCGCCGGAAGGGTTGGGGCGCTTTTGGACGATGCGGATGATGGGCGCCAATATGGCCTATCGCCGCAGTGCGCTGCTATCCATTGGCGGTTTCGATGAATTTTATGAATGGGTTTATGACGACGCCGATGTGGCGATTCGGCTGGCGGCGGCAGGATTTTTGGTACATCCTGTCTCAGAGGCCCCAGTGTATCATGTGCCGGCTTCTAGCCGTAATCGAGAAGTATTCACGTTCCATGGGCGATGGTGGATCCAAACCAAAGCAGCCGTATATTTCACAATAAAAAATGGTAAAGCCGTTGGCGTTCCTTCCCGCGATATTTTACGGCGTATCGGATATTTTGTTCATGGACACTGGCTTTGGAATCTTCAACTTTTCCAACAGAAAAAAATATCGCTGAAGCAGCTACTCAAAGCCTCTGTTCTCGAGGTGCGAGGTGCCATAGTTGGAGCCACCAAGGCATTATTCTTCGCCCAGTCTCCCTCTACAAAGGAAGATTTACAAGAACCCCTGAATTCAATGAATGCTTCGATACAACCTTTTCTGAACGAGTCCTCAGCAACACAGACAGCTATAGACCCGGTGAGTGGGCGCCAGCCGCTGATTCAACTCTCCAATTCACCATTACGCATTGCTTTATTAAGTTTCAACTACCCTCCAGAACGATATGAAGGGGTGGGACGTAGCACAAATATGCTCGCGAAGGGCCTTTTTGAACTGGGCCATACAGTACACGTCCTGACCCACGGAAATCGGGAGGCGGTTAGTTTCTACGATGGCGCTTACGTTCACCGCGTACCCTACCGCCTGAATCGCTACATGCAGTTTCGTCATCTACCCAAAGTTCATCATGTGCTCAATTACAGCCATGCTGTGCATGAGCGCCTGCAGCGTCTTCTCCTGAATGATGACATTCAAATTGTCGATACGCCGCTTTGGCTTACCGATGGATTTGTCACAGCAGTCTCCGGCATGCTTCCTGTTGTGGTGCGTCCCGTAACAGCACAGCGCCAGATCGCAGAACTCCAACACCACCGCGATGATGACCTGCGTTTAATGGGAGAAATCGAAGAGGAGCTCCTCAGGCATGCCCAATTTATTGTCGCCAATACCCAGGCAACAGTTCGAGCACTCGATCAAGTCTATCATGTGCTCAACAAAACAAATTCCGTTCAAGTGATCCACTATGGCATCGAACCTGCTGCTGATGAAGCAACGCGGCCGTTCCCATTGGATTATCCCCCCACGAAATTCACCGTGCTTTATGTGGGACGACTCGAAAAGCGTAAAGGTATTCAAGATCTGTTCACTGCCATCCCCAAAGTGCTGCGCCGATTCCCTCAAGCGGAATTTGTCATCGCTGGCGCCGACAACAGCGAATCGGATGGCTTCAAGCGAAAGACCGGTCTTAGCTACCCCGCCTATTTCCAAAAACGTCATTCTAAATATGCCGCCAAAGTTCGCTTTCTAGGCGAGGTCTCCGAAGAAAAGTTGCAGGCGCTCTATCAGAGCTGCCACCTCTTTGTGGCACCGTCACTCTATGAATCCTTCGGATTGATCTATCTGGAAGCGATGAACTACGCCAAACCAGTGATCGGATGCCGGGCAGGCGGCATCCCAGAAGTGGTTGACGACGGCGTCACTGGCCGCCTGGTGGATCCAGAAAGCCCGGAACAACTTGCCGAGGCAATAGTTGAATTGTTGCAGTCACCTCGAACCTTATATGAATATGGTCTTGCAGGACGCCAACGTCTATTAGATCGCTTTACGTATATCCACATGGCACGTGGTTTTGAACAGATCTATCGCCGCGTGCTGGCAGAAATAGCGGCAAGGTCCTAA
- a CDS encoding glycosyltransferase family 2 protein, with protein MLTSIIIPVWNGDSVLAECLRAVHMHTGDYPLEVICVDNASVDRSGEIIRSQFPEVKLLTQPVNLGFAGGVNAGMEVAQGDIFVLLNQDCLVLPGWLDGLHATLREHLDCGIAGAVIEDSQGVINHAGAFIERPLGYGRHRTDIPSHDIAVEYVTGAIFAIRRVTWEKLGGMDEEFYPAYYEESDYCYRARRNGIETYLSIQARGRHLFSSREWQQEPIRHTANHHQSRYRFICKQFSEAELVEFIHAEKEAAETESSFYESIGRALASAYTRQHLEEIFQQRVIDGNTPLTSSIKRLISTGMAEIYRRAYRRSEQLALPQTNDESTSPASFEEWQQEIGKIHEQISASLAAIRAKREELERLSSSPWNHSSLPIHKKLQYTLYRLFGVIHMDQFMQLKTLEDAQVKSLEHHLQMLNHRLNLLETQITLQEYRRRLLDLLLAYGQR; from the coding sequence ATGTTGACTAGCATCATCATCCCGGTCTGGAATGGCGACTCTGTCCTTGCAGAATGCTTACGCGCCGTTCACATGCACACCGGTGATTATCCATTAGAAGTGATCTGCGTTGACAACGCTTCTGTTGACAGAAGCGGAGAGATTATTCGTTCCCAATTCCCGGAAGTGAAGCTCCTCACCCAACCTGTCAACCTGGGATTCGCAGGGGGCGTTAACGCCGGCATGGAGGTTGCTCAGGGAGACATTTTTGTTTTGTTAAATCAAGATTGTCTGGTTCTCCCTGGCTGGCTAGATGGACTGCATGCCACCTTACGCGAGCATCTTGATTGTGGTATTGCGGGCGCAGTGATTGAAGATTCGCAAGGCGTTATCAATCATGCAGGAGCATTCATTGAGCGTCCGCTTGGCTATGGTCGCCATCGGACAGATATCCCCTCCCATGATATTGCCGTTGAATACGTCACGGGGGCAATCTTTGCCATCCGCCGCGTCACATGGGAAAAGCTGGGTGGCATGGATGAAGAATTCTATCCTGCTTATTATGAGGAAAGCGACTATTGCTACCGGGCGCGGCGCAACGGCATAGAAACATATCTCTCCATACAGGCACGCGGACGCCATCTTTTTAGTAGCCGCGAGTGGCAACAGGAACCAATTCGTCATACCGCCAACCACCATCAATCCCGTTATCGCTTCATCTGTAAGCAATTTTCTGAAGCAGAGCTAGTTGAATTCATCCATGCCGAGAAAGAAGCCGCGGAAACAGAATCTTCATTTTATGAATCCATCGGTCGGGCTCTGGCTTCTGCCTACACGCGACAGCACCTGGAAGAAATTTTTCAACAGCGCGTGATAGATGGGAACACACCACTTACGTCGTCGATCAAACGCCTCATCTCCACAGGGATGGCGGAAATCTATCGCCGGGCCTACCGGCGTAGCGAACAATTGGCATTGCCTCAAACAAATGACGAGAGTACTTCGCCCGCTTCATTTGAAGAATGGCAACAAGAAATCGGTAAAATCCACGAACAGATCAGCGCAAGTTTAGCCGCAATTAGAGCAAAGCGTGAAGAATTAGAGCGATTATCCAGCTCGCCATGGAACCATTCTTCTTTACCCATCCATAAAAAACTCCAATATACTCTCTACAGATTATTTGGCGTTATTCATATGGATCAATTCATGCAATTAAAGACACTGGAAGATGCACAGGTAAAAAGTCTGGAACATCACCTGCAAATGTTGAATCATCGCTTGAATTTATTGGAAACACAAATTACCTTGCAAGAATATCGGCGCCGATTACTCGATTTATTGTTAGCTTATGGCCAACGTTGA
- a CDS encoding right-handed parallel beta-helix repeat-containing protein, translated as MTKIFISRKRIVLYCLFAVALALIARATYAEAAEYAPYARTLYVDAQNGNDNGNSCLTPTIPCRTIQYAINQSTSGDTILVAAGVYTYAGVDNPCERYLGGQRAVACIVNKQITLRGGYANGNWSVANPAANPSVIDGESRFRGVWVQGTEPGNSSLLAGIEMEGFTIRRGYIQGASSGGDAQTFAFGGGMLTDHATVVLRNVRFEDNVAKGGGAQNEYGGSASGGGLAIRKTPTRAWLERLVFVNNRSEGGNGRIRGGYALGPGLFILRSEVDGSALEFYDNLSQAGSTSGNGRTSDFQTADAFGALTIMGYADATLWNVTAQRNQSIGGNAAVNAGGAFGGAITIEGNPNVDADGDGIYETATVRLVGCQLSDNLVQGGDAANGGIAAGGALETIHSTLWLEKCSILNNRSQGGNGSSAQGPAGGGGLYLQNIFYGEPTATVKNSIIAFNQVAAGQGPAVGGGGGGIWLQGVTATLHHNTIVGNRMLTTPLQGAAILVMSDGATGGAKPADIRYNIIADHTDAGFSALHVRPSNTANLAYNLFFGNTSNVNTAQAGAINGMGTSIFQDPLFISITPGPNLFRIPASSPAVDQAMGSDETVDVESSPRHGVPDIGAYEATSFRAELFIYLPMIER; from the coding sequence ATGACCAAGATTTTCATCTCTCGAAAACGAATCGTTCTATATTGCCTGTTTGCCGTTGCCTTAGCACTGATTGCCCGTGCCACCTATGCAGAGGCAGCGGAATACGCGCCGTACGCGAGAACCCTCTATGTTGACGCCCAAAACGGCAATGATAATGGTAACTCCTGCCTGACCCCAACGATCCCATGCCGCACCATCCAATACGCCATCAACCAGTCTACCAGTGGCGATACGATCCTGGTGGCAGCCGGTGTGTACACCTATGCCGGCGTCGATAACCCCTGCGAACGTTACCTCGGTGGACAAAGAGCAGTCGCGTGTATTGTTAACAAACAAATCACACTGCGGGGAGGGTACGCGAATGGAAACTGGTCTGTGGCAAACCCTGCTGCGAATCCAAGTGTCATTGATGGAGAAAGTCGGTTTCGGGGAGTTTGGGTGCAAGGAACAGAACCGGGCAATTCTTCTTTACTGGCCGGCATCGAGATGGAAGGTTTCACCATTCGCCGGGGTTACATTCAAGGAGCCTCCAGCGGCGGAGACGCTCAGACGTTTGCGTTCGGCGGCGGCATGCTGACCGACCATGCAACAGTCGTACTTCGTAATGTGCGTTTTGAGGATAACGTGGCAAAAGGTGGCGGCGCCCAAAATGAGTATGGAGGCAGCGCCTCGGGCGGTGGCCTGGCAATTCGCAAAACACCGACGCGGGCATGGTTGGAACGCCTGGTTTTCGTCAACAACCGTTCGGAGGGAGGTAACGGACGGATACGTGGAGGATATGCGCTCGGTCCTGGCCTATTTATTCTGCGGTCAGAGGTGGATGGTTCTGCGCTAGAATTCTATGATAATCTCTCCCAGGCAGGCAGCACTTCGGGCAATGGGCGTACCTCCGATTTCCAAACAGCCGACGCGTTTGGTGCGTTGACCATCATGGGCTATGCAGATGCGACCCTCTGGAACGTCACAGCCCAACGCAATCAAAGTATCGGTGGCAATGCAGCAGTGAACGCTGGCGGGGCATTCGGCGGTGCTATTACAATTGAAGGAAACCCAAATGTCGATGCCGACGGAGACGGCATTTATGAAACGGCCACAGTGCGCCTGGTTGGCTGCCAATTATCCGATAACCTCGTCCAAGGGGGAGATGCAGCCAATGGAGGCATCGCCGCCGGTGGCGCCCTGGAGACCATCCATAGCACCCTCTGGCTTGAGAAGTGCAGCATCCTTAACAACAGATCCCAGGGAGGAAATGGAAGTAGTGCTCAGGGACCTGCCGGCGGTGGCGGACTGTACCTGCAAAATATCTTTTACGGAGAGCCGACAGCCACCGTTAAAAACTCGATTATTGCTTTTAACCAGGTCGCGGCAGGACAAGGTCCCGCAGTGGGCGGCGGTGGAGGTGGGATTTGGCTCCAAGGCGTTACAGCGACACTGCACCATAACACCATCGTCGGCAACCGTATGTTAACCACACCGCTACAGGGTGCAGCCATCCTTGTGATGAGCGATGGAGCCACAGGAGGAGCCAAGCCGGCCGACATCCGATATAACATTATTGCCGATCATACAGATGCGGGCTTTTCGGCCCTCCATGTCAGGCCATCCAATACGGCGAATCTAGCATACAACCTCTTTTTCGGTAATACCAGCAATGTCAACACCGCTCAAGCCGGTGCAATCAATGGAATGGGCACATCCATTTTTCAAGATCCATTGTTTATAAGCATTACGCCGGGCCCGAACCTATTTCGCATTCCCGCGTCCTCCCCCGCAGTCGATCAAGCAATGGGCAGCGATGAAACAGTCGATGTCGAATCCAGCCCACGTCATGGCGTCCCGGACATCGGTGCGTATGAGGCGACTTCTTTCCGTGCCGAGCTTTTCATCTATCTCCCCATGATCGAACGATGA
- a CDS encoding class I SAM-dependent methyltransferase has protein sequence MSIVQRLRHLLYGKAKPAETSDLQFRAAQRKIPRFDVTPFAAQFDLLWLEPILHAPAWMTRAERLMLFTLIFCLRPQRYLEIGTFQGGSALIICRALDALESDARMYLVDPSPQILPNNWEKISHRAELFQGHSPDILQTAANKAQDSFDFVFIDGDHSYAGAKRDAEGVLPFVKTGSYILFHDSFFEEVRRAIDDFIDEHSGQVMDLGLLTREITTQQTSEGQKVEWGGLRLLQVIG, from the coding sequence ATGAGTATCGTTCAAAGGCTTCGTCATCTCCTTTATGGAAAAGCAAAACCAGCCGAAACATCCGATCTTCAATTCCGCGCAGCCCAGCGCAAAATTCCCCGGTTCGATGTAACGCCCTTTGCGGCGCAATTCGACCTGCTCTGGTTAGAGCCGATTCTACATGCTCCGGCCTGGATGACCCGGGCGGAGCGGCTCATGCTTTTTACTCTGATTTTTTGCCTGCGCCCTCAACGCTACCTGGAAATCGGAACCTTCCAAGGCGGCTCTGCCCTGATTATATGCCGGGCACTGGATGCGCTAGAAAGTGACGCACGGATGTATCTGGTCGACCCTTCTCCCCAAATCCTGCCCAATAACTGGGAAAAAATTTCACATCGAGCCGAGCTTTTCCAGGGACATTCACCGGATATTTTGCAAACAGCCGCCAATAAAGCACAAGATTCTTTCGATTTTGTATTTATCGACGGAGACCATTCTTATGCGGGGGCAAAACGTGATGCGGAAGGAGTTCTCCCGTTCGTGAAAACCGGCAGTTATATCCTTTTTCACGACAGTTTTTTCGAAGAAGTGCGTAGGGCCATCGATGACTTTATCGATGAACATTCCGGGCAGGTCATGGACCTCGGCCTGCTCACACGGGAAATCACCACGCAACAAACCTCTGAAGGTCAAAAGGTCGAATGGGGAGGCCTACGACTGCTCCAGGTGATAGGTTAG